In Mytilus trossulus isolate FHL-02 chromosome 14, PNRI_Mtr1.1.1.hap1, whole genome shotgun sequence, a genomic segment contains:
- the LOC134696208 gene encoding uncharacterized protein LOC134696208 produces the protein MTKERFIFLLKDTQLNKVPFIGDHKFKLTKDIAKFGVRNLKGGHARRPEVAGAKMYGEQEVIKYIANERNTAIQRDMTLYALNLMNVPSAGKRKEMFLDIGCGNGVSSQIIESKGHMVIGVDISQSLLAHAKSNTSLNDFVQLDVSTGVNFRPETFKYAISVSVLQWFIKEHYLLNLFRTLQFILDKNGKAVFQFYPKVVTDLELTLSCAEKFFNGFLVSDYPSANRGVKLFLYLTQNSKGRP, from the coding sequence ATGACTAAGGAGAGATTTATTTTCTTGTTGAAAGACACACAGTTGAACAAGGTTCCATTTATTGGAGATCATAAGTTCAAATTAACAAAAGATATCGCAAAATTTGGTGTGAGAAACTTGAAAGGAGGACATGCTAGGAGACCGGAAGTAGCTGGTGCAAAAATGTATGGTGAGCAAGAAGTGATAAAATATATAGCAAATGAACGTAACACGGCAATACAACGGGATATGACCCTTTATGCATTGAATCTTATGAATGTTCCGTCTGcaggaaaaagaaaagaaatgtttcTTGATATCGGATGTGGTAATGGTGTTTCTTCACAAATAATTGAATCTAAAGGGCACATGGTTATAGGTGTAGACATTAGTCAAAGTCTTCTTGCACATGCTAAATCGAACACATCATTGAACGATTTTGTACAATTAGACGTTTCTACTGGAGTAAACTTTCGACctgaaacatttaaatatgCTATAAGTGTTTCGGTTTTGCAATGGTTCataaaagaacattatttacttAATCTTTTTCGGACTCTGCAGTTTATTCTTGATAAGAACGGTAAAGCAGTGTTTCAATTTTACCCGAAAGTTGTTACAGATCTGGAATTAACTTTAAGCTGTGCTGAAAAATTCTTTAACGGATTTCTGGTCAGTGATTATCCAAGTGCCAATAGAGGAGTAAAActctttttatatttgacacAGAATTCCAAAGGACGACCATAG